The genomic stretch GCATCCTTGATGATCTTCTGTGCACGCATAAACAACGTACCTACCACAATATCCGAATTCTGCATCATGGAACGTTCTTCCCAATCTTTCAGTTTAATAATGATAGAACCGTAAGAAGGACCCTGACCACCAATAAAACCGAAACCGGAAATCACCGTGCGGGAATCTACAGCCGGTTCGGCAGCCACCAAGCTGTCTACACGGTTTAAGATTTCCATTGCACGTTCCTGTGAAGTACCAGGAGGCAGCGTCACTGCACCCATAATGGTACCGGTATCTTCATTAGGCACCATGCCCGTCGGAGTAACCTTCATAAAGAATACCAACAAAATGATAGAAGCGGTAACCAACCCGAATGACAACCATTTCTTATGGATAAAGAACACTACATGCTTCTTATACTTCTTCAATATAGAATCATAAGCCGCATTAAAGGCTGTATGGAATCGTTCCACACGAGTCATCTTCTTTGTTCCATGTCCTTCATCATGCGGTTTCAAGAAAATAGCGCACAATGCTGGTGACAAAGTCAACGCATTTAAAGCAGAGAAACCTATAGCGATAGCCATAGTGATACCAAACTGACGATAAAACGTACCAGCGGTACCTCCCATGAAACTTACCGGAATGAACACAGACATCATGACTAATGTAATAGAAACGATAGCGCCACCCAATTCGCTCATGGCATCAATAGAAGCCTCACGGGAAGACTTATATCCCTGATCCAACTTGGCATGAACCCCCTCGACGACGACAATGGCATCATCGACCACAATCGCAATGGCAAGCACCATCGCCGAAAGAGTCAGCAGGTTCACACTGAAACCAATCAGTTTCAGCACAAAGAAAGTAGCCACCAGCGCCACCGGAATGGCAATAGCCGGAATCAGTGTTGAACGCATATCCTGCAAGAAGATATATACCACAATAAACACCAAAATAAATGCTTCAATCAATGTCTTAATTACCTCATGGATAGAAGCGAACAAGAAGTCATTGGCATTTTGGGCAATATTGATATTCAAACCTGTCGGCAGTGATTCCTGTGCCTTTGCAAGCACTTCCTCCAAATTAGAAATAGTTTCGGTAGCATTAGTACCTGCCATCTGATAAACGATACAAGATACAGCCTTGTGGCCATTTACCGTATTATTGAATGTATAAGCCAGACGCCCTAATTCTATATCGGCTACATCTCCCAAACGAAGTACATTACCATCCGGCAAGGCCTTGATAACAATATCTTCAAATTCATTTGTTTGCTGCAAACGTCCTTTATAACGGATCGTATATTGGAAAGTCTGATCACCACGTTCACCGAACTGTCCCGGAGCCGCCTCAATATTCTGTTCGGCCAATGCTGCCGAAACATCAGTAGGAACCAGTTTGTACTGTGCCATCACATCCGGTTTCAACCAGATACGCATAGAATAATCCTGTCCCAACACATTAGCGTCACCTACCCCCTTTACACGCTTGATTTCAGGAATCAAGTTAATATTAGCATAGTTTTCAATGAACTCGATATTATACGAGTCGGTTTCATCATACAATGAAAAGACCATCAACATGGAGTTCTGGCGTTTCTGAGTAGTCACACCCACTTTGGTTACTTCAGCAGGCAACAATCCTTGTGCCATAGAAACACGGTTCTGCACATTAACAGCCGCCATATCCGGATCTGTTCCCTGATTAAAGTAAACGTTAATATCGGCAGCACCGTTATTGGATGCTGATGACTGGATATACATCATGTTCTCCACGCCGTTTATCTGGTCTTCCAACGGAGCAATGACCGAATTCAATACAGCTGTGGAGTTCGCACCGGTATAGGTGGCACGTACCTGCACCGTAGGAGGTGCAATATCCGGATATTGCGTAACCGGCAATGTAGCAAGTCCGATGATACCCAGAATAACTATCAAGACGGAGATTACCGTTGATAGCACCGGACGGTTAATAAATCTATCTAGTTTCATTCTCTATATACCTTATTTATATAAACGAAGTTAATCTGTTTATTTTTGATTATTTAAAGGCCGTGGCAATATTTCCTTCCTTCTGATCTTTCAGGTGTTGTTGATATTTCGCCTCTTTCTGTTCCGGAGTAATCGGAGTAATTGTTTGTCCGTCCTTCAACGTTTGTACACCTTCAACTACAATTTTATCGCCGGGCTTCAAACCACTGGTAACAATATAATTCTTACCGTCACTCAAATTCGATACCTTGATCTCAGTATGCTTCAATGTATTATCCGACTGAAGCACATAAACAAACTTTTTGTCCTGAATTTCCTGTGTAGCCGACTGAGGAATCAAAATAATATCCTCCATAGTATAAGGGAAAATTACATTAGCCATACCACCACTACGCAATACAAGCTGTTTGTTCGGGAAAACGGCACGCATACTTACCGAACCGGTAGTCTGATCAATAACACCACTTACAGCGTCAATCTTACCTTCTTCAGTATACATCGTACCGTCAGCCAACTCCAATTTCACAGCCGGCATCTTCTCCAGTTGTTCTTTCAGTGTGCCACCGGCTCTTGTTAAACCCAACAACTGCTTTTCAGTCATAGAGAAATACACATACATTTCACCGATTTCACTCACGGTAGTTAACGGTTGTGTAACCGAAGGACTCACCAAACTACCAATACGATACGGGAATGTACCCACCACACCATCTGAAGGACTGGTCACTGTACAGAAACCTAAATTCTGACGAGCGCTGGTCAACTGAGCCTCAGCTTGTGCCAAACTGGCTTTTGCAGAAAGCAATTGGTCTACTGCGCTTTGATACTCAAAATCACTGATAATTTTCTTATCATACAAATTTTTCTTCTGTTGTTCGTTCAAAGTCAGCGTATTGACATTCGATTTTGCCATCTCTACAGCAGCTTTTGCCTGACGTTCGGCAGCCGCATACTGTGTAGGATCGATCTGAAAGAGTGCCTGACCTTTCTTTACCGTTGCACCTTCGTCTACACAAAGCCTTACGATAAAGCCGGAAACCTGAGGACGCACCTCGATATCCTGAACACCTTTGATGGTAGCGGGATAAGAAGTAGACTGCTGGCTGGCTGTAGACTGTACAGCCACGACGGTAAACTCGTCATCACCCAACTTCATACCGCTCTGACCGCCTCCACAACTGCTTAAAACGGCCATTGCCGCCGTAAATATCGCGAGGCGGCTCCATGAAAAACATTTCATACTATTTACTGTCATCTTCATAACTAATATTATTGAACTTTACTTATTTATCGAATTAACAGAGGTTTATAGAAAACTTTTTGAACCCAATTAGTTTTTACTGCCGCAAAATTAGTCATTTTTCCGGCATTTGTTCGCTTAGCCCATTAGCTTTAACTATAAATAACGTGCGCAATAGAAGGATACTGATTATGTAAAATATATTTCACATATATTCAATCTGTTTCCAGATCTAAACAAGTAAACCATACTATAACTCATACATAATACGGACATGAATGAAACTATTTTTTCACTATCTTTGTCCTACAAAACACGAAAGAATGAAATCTGATTTTCACACTGATCAAAACTAATACTTTAAAAATCATCAATTCGACATCATTTTACACTCTTTAGACTTCAAATTATAATTTTATTTGTATTTTTGCCACCA from Phocaeicola dorei encodes the following:
- a CDS encoding efflux RND transporter periplasmic adaptor subunit; this encodes MKMTVNSMKCFSWSRLAIFTAAMAVLSSCGGGQSGMKLGDDEFTVVAVQSTASQQSTSYPATIKGVQDIEVRPQVSGFIVRLCVDEGATVKKGQALFQIDPTQYAAAERQAKAAVEMAKSNVNTLTLNEQQKKNLYDKKIISDFEYQSAVDQLLSAKASLAQAEAQLTSARQNLGFCTVTSPSDGVVGTFPYRIGSLVSPSVTQPLTTVSEIGEMYVYFSMTEKQLLGLTRAGGTLKEQLEKMPAVKLELADGTMYTEEGKIDAVSGVIDQTTGSVSMRAVFPNKQLVLRSGGMANVIFPYTMEDIILIPQSATQEIQDKKFVYVLQSDNTLKHTEIKVSNLSDGKNYIVTSGLKPGDKIVVEGVQTLKDGQTITPITPEQKEAKYQQHLKDQKEGNIATAFK
- a CDS encoding efflux RND transporter permease subunit; this encodes MKLDRFINRPVLSTVISVLIVILGIIGLATLPVTQYPDIAPPTVQVRATYTGANSTAVLNSVIAPLEDQINGVENMMYIQSSASNNGAADINVYFNQGTDPDMAAVNVQNRVSMAQGLLPAEVTKVGVTTQKRQNSMLMVFSLYDETDSYNIEFIENYANINLIPEIKRVKGVGDANVLGQDYSMRIWLKPDVMAQYKLVPTDVSAALAEQNIEAAPGQFGERGDQTFQYTIRYKGRLQQTNEFEDIVIKALPDGNVLRLGDVADIELGRLAYTFNNTVNGHKAVSCIVYQMAGTNATETISNLEEVLAKAQESLPTGLNINIAQNANDFLFASIHEVIKTLIEAFILVFIVVYIFLQDMRSTLIPAIAIPVALVATFFVLKLIGFSVNLLTLSAMVLAIAIVVDDAIVVVEGVHAKLDQGYKSSREASIDAMSELGGAIVSITLVMMSVFIPVSFMGGTAGTFYRQFGITMAIAIGFSALNALTLSPALCAIFLKPHDEGHGTKKMTRVERFHTAFNAAYDSILKKYKKHVVFFIHKKWLSFGLVTASIILLVFFMKVTPTGMVPNEDTGTIMGAVTLPPGTSQERAMEILNRVDSLVAAEPAVDSRTVISGFGFIGGQGPSYGSIIIKLKDWEERSMMQNSDIVVGTLFMRAQKIIKDAQVLFFAPPMIPGYSASSDIELNMQDKTGGDLNHFYDVVLDYMDALKARPEINSAQTTFNPNFPQYMLDIDAAACKKAGISPSDILTTMQGYFGGLYASNFNRFGKMYRVMIQAEPEATKNLESLNSIKIRNGNEMAPISQFVSVKKVYGPDVISRFNLYTSIKVMVAPASGYTSGQALQAIAEVAKENLPTGYGYELGGMAREEASTSGSSTGIIFILCFVFVYLLLSAQYESYILPLSVLLSVPFGLLGSFLFVNGFAALGNIPALKMILGTMSNDIYMQIALIMLMGLLAKNAILIVEFALDRRKQGMSISWAAVLGAAARLRPILMTSLAMIVGLIPLMLAMGVGAHGNRTLGASAIGGMLIGMIFQIFIVPVLFVVFQWLQEKFKPIEWESVDNTEVEPEIEQYTRK